Proteins from one Athalia rosae chromosome 8, iyAthRosa1.1, whole genome shotgun sequence genomic window:
- the LOC105686263 gene encoding melatonin receptor type 1B-like isoform X1: MAAPCSHKMAARSLMNVTTISSLGFSTVAGVVALGTGVIVENTRGEPEVMVDNDLDVSPVTLSSDWSKVARLLLLASLAVIGSVGNVFMISAIMVEDHLKKRGNAFLVNVALADLCVTGMVIPASAIVILADQQESPSICRFEWSVEAVCFLVTVFTLVIIAGENYARLCMPAERYAALTPGRVTGIILAAWLIAAMTVALQSSLDPGTDFCGRRFNGVALSEALGASVVVGVPVLVTIFTYLCLVLRVRRATRGTFKPPVAFSWDYSLTKTNIYSFAMFAIFWLPFGVTLCISRVKPVSASVFYNLAWFALSKSCFNNLLYCVTDRHFRNAYVKLFHYCCCKTTVSFSRRQRGDGTGRSSGDVRLRVHIIHSYASPASCRPAVARPNGRDVYEL; this comes from the exons atggcggcgccATGTTCACACAAAATGGCGGCGCGAAGTCT GATGAACGTGACGACCATCAGTTCCCTGGGGTTCAGCACAGTCGCGGGTGTCGTGGCGTTGGGCACCGGGGTGATCGTGGAAAATACGAGGGGAGAACCGGAAGTTATGGTGGACAACGACCTCGACGTCTCCCCGGTAACGCTGTCTTCGGATTGGTCGAAGGTCGCGCGTCTTCTGCTGCTAGCTTCCCTTGCCGTCATTGGGAGCGTTGGAAACGTCTTCATGATCTCCGCCATCATGGTCGAGGACCATCTGAAAAAGAGGG GAAACGCGTTTCTGGTGAACGTTGCGTTAGCCGATCTATGCGTAACCGGTATGGTGATCCCGGCGTCCGCCATCGTTATTCTGGCCGACCAGCAAGAATCACCGAGCATCTGTCGCTTCGAATGGAGCGTAGAGGCCGTCTGTTTCCTCGTCACCGTCTTCACGCTGGTAATCATCGCCGGCGAAAACTACGCCCGACTCTGCATGCCCGCCGAAAG GTACGCTGCTCTGACTCCGGGTCGGGTGACGGGGATAATACTGGCCGCCTGGCTGATAGCGGCCATGACGGTGGCGCTCCAGTCCTCGCTGGATCCTGGCACGGATTTTTGCGGTCGTCGATTCAACGGCGTAGCTCTGTCCGAGGCGCTTGGGGCGAGCGTGGTGGTCGGGGTCCCCGTCCTGGTCACCATCTTCACCTACCTCTGCCTGGTCCTGCGCGTCCGCCGGGCCACCCGTGGGACCTTCAAGCCGCCCGTGGCGTTCTCCTGGGACTACTCGCTGACGAAGACCAACATATACAGCTTCGCGATGTTCGCCATATTCTGGCTACCGTTCGGCGTCACCCTGTGCATAAGCCGGGTGAAGCCGGTGAGCGCCAGTGTTTTTTACAACCTGGCGTGGTTCGCGCTCTCCAAGTCATGTTTCAACAATTTGCTCTACTGCGTGACCGACAGACACTTCAGGAACGCTTACGTGAAGCTGTTTCACTACTGCTGCTGCAAAACTACCGTGAGTTTTTCCAGGCGGCAGAGGGGCGACGGTACCGGGAGGTCCTCCGGCGACGTAAGACTGAGAGTTCACATCATACATTCCTACGCTAGCCCGGCCTCCTGCAGACCCGCCGTGGCCAGGCCGAACGGACGTGACGTTTACGAGCtttag
- the LOC105686263 gene encoding RYamide receptor-like isoform X2, producing MNVTTISSLGFSTVAGVVALGTGVIVENTRGEPEVMVDNDLDVSPVTLSSDWSKVARLLLLASLAVIGSVGNVFMISAIMVEDHLKKRGNAFLVNVALADLCVTGMVIPASAIVILADQQESPSICRFEWSVEAVCFLVTVFTLVIIAGENYARLCMPAERYAALTPGRVTGIILAAWLIAAMTVALQSSLDPGTDFCGRRFNGVALSEALGASVVVGVPVLVTIFTYLCLVLRVRRATRGTFKPPVAFSWDYSLTKTNIYSFAMFAIFWLPFGVTLCISRVKPVSASVFYNLAWFALSKSCFNNLLYCVTDRHFRNAYVKLFHYCCCKTTVSFSRRQRGDGTGRSSGDVRLRVHIIHSYASPASCRPAVARPNGRDVYEL from the exons ATGAACGTGACGACCATCAGTTCCCTGGGGTTCAGCACAGTCGCGGGTGTCGTGGCGTTGGGCACCGGGGTGATCGTGGAAAATACGAGGGGAGAACCGGAAGTTATGGTGGACAACGACCTCGACGTCTCCCCGGTAACGCTGTCTTCGGATTGGTCGAAGGTCGCGCGTCTTCTGCTGCTAGCTTCCCTTGCCGTCATTGGGAGCGTTGGAAACGTCTTCATGATCTCCGCCATCATGGTCGAGGACCATCTGAAAAAGAGGG GAAACGCGTTTCTGGTGAACGTTGCGTTAGCCGATCTATGCGTAACCGGTATGGTGATCCCGGCGTCCGCCATCGTTATTCTGGCCGACCAGCAAGAATCACCGAGCATCTGTCGCTTCGAATGGAGCGTAGAGGCCGTCTGTTTCCTCGTCACCGTCTTCACGCTGGTAATCATCGCCGGCGAAAACTACGCCCGACTCTGCATGCCCGCCGAAAG GTACGCTGCTCTGACTCCGGGTCGGGTGACGGGGATAATACTGGCCGCCTGGCTGATAGCGGCCATGACGGTGGCGCTCCAGTCCTCGCTGGATCCTGGCACGGATTTTTGCGGTCGTCGATTCAACGGCGTAGCTCTGTCCGAGGCGCTTGGGGCGAGCGTGGTGGTCGGGGTCCCCGTCCTGGTCACCATCTTCACCTACCTCTGCCTGGTCCTGCGCGTCCGCCGGGCCACCCGTGGGACCTTCAAGCCGCCCGTGGCGTTCTCCTGGGACTACTCGCTGACGAAGACCAACATATACAGCTTCGCGATGTTCGCCATATTCTGGCTACCGTTCGGCGTCACCCTGTGCATAAGCCGGGTGAAGCCGGTGAGCGCCAGTGTTTTTTACAACCTGGCGTGGTTCGCGCTCTCCAAGTCATGTTTCAACAATTTGCTCTACTGCGTGACCGACAGACACTTCAGGAACGCTTACGTGAAGCTGTTTCACTACTGCTGCTGCAAAACTACCGTGAGTTTTTCCAGGCGGCAGAGGGGCGACGGTACCGGGAGGTCCTCCGGCGACGTAAGACTGAGAGTTCACATCATACATTCCTACGCTAGCCCGGCCTCCTGCAGACCCGCCGTGGCCAGGCCGAACGGACGTGACGTTTACGAGCtttag